From Ignavibacteria bacterium, one genomic window encodes:
- a CDS encoding YbjQ family protein has product MDHNLTTTAFSIDGYRVAKNLGIVRGIVVRSRSIFGTVGASLQTLVGGNITLFTELCEKTRYDSFELMVQHAEELGANAVIGIRYDANEVMSGVTEVLAYGTAVVLEKI; this is encoded by the coding sequence ATGGACCATAACTTAACTACAACTGCATTTTCAATTGACGGCTACAGGGTGGCAAAAAACCTTGGCATAGTAAGGGGTATTGTTGTAAGAAGCCGCTCTATTTTCGGGACAGTGGGAGCAAGCCTTCAGACTCTGGTTGGCGGCAACATAACACTATTTACAGAGCTTTGCGAAAAAACGCGCTATGATTCATTTGAGCTTATGGTACAGCACGCCGAAGAGCTCGGTGCAAACGCCGTCATAGGCATCCGCTACGATGCAAACGAGGTGATGTCAGGCGTAACCGAGGTCCTGGCCTACGGCACCGCCGTTGTGCTTGAAAAGATTTGA